A genomic region of Hydrogenovibrio crunogenus contains the following coding sequences:
- a CDS encoding cupin domain-containing protein — MIQFDSIDKETFLSEYWQKKPLLIRNALPDFSSPVTAEELAGLSLEEEVESRIVIQHSTEDYELKKGPFEESLYETLPEKNWTLLVQGMDRLLPEVTELLNEFDFIPSWRIDDIMVSYATEGGNVGPHFDHYDVFLLQAQGERRWQLSAQDCDETNYIEGVDLRLMKRFVVEEEYVCQPGDILYVPPKWGHHGVGLTDDCMTFSIGYRTYRGLELWDSFGDYLAETQQFQSLYQDPNWQGTASGQISEGSWQQAQSLLKAALQNEEALKNWFGRFATQLDQGASQLLPDPLNETESCPLETFIEALQSAEGVLRDSVCRFAYTEFTQDQVKLYINSAEWQDFKAESDFIRCLCNQRFIDQATLTLYLNHAGNQALLYDLWNLQFIEVIQ; from the coding sequence ATGATTCAATTTGATTCCATAGATAAAGAAACCTTCCTATCAGAGTATTGGCAAAAAAAGCCACTGTTAATTCGTAATGCATTGCCTGACTTCTCATCCCCTGTCACTGCTGAAGAGTTGGCCGGCCTGTCTTTGGAAGAAGAGGTGGAAAGTCGTATTGTCATCCAACACTCTACGGAAGACTATGAACTGAAAAAAGGGCCTTTTGAAGAATCCTTGTATGAAACACTGCCTGAAAAAAACTGGACGTTATTGGTTCAAGGTATGGATCGTTTATTGCCTGAGGTAACCGAATTACTGAATGAATTTGATTTTATTCCAAGCTGGCGTATTGATGACATCATGGTCAGCTATGCAACCGAAGGTGGGAACGTTGGCCCCCACTTCGATCATTATGATGTGTTTTTATTACAAGCTCAGGGTGAACGACGTTGGCAGTTGAGTGCACAAGATTGTGATGAAACCAACTATATTGAAGGGGTTGATTTACGGTTAATGAAACGATTTGTGGTAGAAGAAGAGTATGTTTGCCAACCGGGTGATATTCTGTATGTTCCACCTAAATGGGGACATCATGGTGTCGGCTTGACGGACGATTGCATGACATTCTCAATTGGCTACCGAACTTACCGTGGTTTAGAACTCTGGGACAGCTTTGGCGATTACTTAGCCGAAACCCAACAATTTCAATCACTTTACCAAGACCCTAACTGGCAAGGCACTGCATCTGGGCAGATTTCAGAAGGCAGTTGGCAACAAGCACAAAGCCTTCTGAAGGCCGCTCTTCAAAATGAAGAAGCGCTCAAAAACTGGTTTGGTCGCTTTGCGACACAATTGGATCAAGGTGCTTCACAATTGTTACCCGACCCTCTTAATGAAACGGAAAGCTGCCCACTGGAAACCTTTATCGAGGCATTACAGTCCGCTGAGGGCGTGTTACGTGATTCGGTCTGCCGATTTGCTTACACTGAATTTACTCAAGATCAAGTTAAACTCTATATCAACAGTGCAGAATGGCAAGACTTTAAAGCGGAATCGGACTTTATTCGCTGCTTATGTAATCAACGTTTTATTGACCAAGCCACCCTAACGCTCTATTTAAATCATGCGGGCAACCAGGCATTACTGTACGACTTATGGAATCTACAATTTATTGAAGTTATTCAATAA
- the rpsO gene encoding 30S ribosomal protein S15: MLTPEDKAAIVAEYATSEGDTGSPEVQVALLTHRITYLTEHFKSHIHDNHSRTGLLRLVSRRRKLLDYLHKKNAQRYFDLIKKLGLRK; the protein is encoded by the coding sequence ATGTTAACACCAGAAGATAAAGCAGCGATTGTTGCTGAATATGCAACATCAGAAGGCGATACAGGTTCTCCAGAAGTACAAGTGGCGTTATTAACGCACCGTATCACTTATTTGACAGAGCACTTTAAAAGCCATATTCATGACAACCACTCTCGTACAGGTCTTTTACGTTTAGTAAGCCGTCGTCGTAAGTTGCTTGATTATTTGCATAAGAAAAATGCACAAAGATATTTTGATTTGATCAAAAAACTTGGTCTACGTAAGTAA
- the pnp gene encoding polyribonucleotide nucleotidyltransferase, which yields MSKFIKSFQYGKHEVRFETGEIARQADGAVMVAMGDTQLLVTVVGAKSAKAGQDFFPLTVQYQEKAYAAGRIPGGFLKREGRPSEKETLTSRLIDRPIRPLFPKGFMNEVQIIATVVSLDPEIGTEVPAMLGTSAALSISGIPFDGPIGAAVVGYKDNGYILNPSSQELQESDLELSVAGTSDAVLMVESEASELSEEVMLGAVMFGHEQMQVAIDAIKELKAEVGKPAWDWEPAEEDVDLKTKVFDAIRSDIEAAYNIADKMDRYAAIDAAKTKVMDSLAATEENPEGYDAGDIEKMVGKLQKEIVRGRIIAGEPRIDGRDTQTIRGIDCQVGILPKVHGSALFTRGETQAIVVTTLGTEKDAKMVDDLTGSYSDRFMLHYNFPPYSVGECGRVGTPGRREIGHGMLARRGVAALLPTAEEFPYTIRVVSEITESNGSSSMATVCGTSMSLMHAGVPLAAPIAGIAMGLVKEESGFAVLSDILGDEDHLGDMDFKVAGTEQGVTALQMDIKITGITQEIMQIALKQAKEGRLHILKEMEKAIGSSNQDVATTAPRFFTVKVKPEKVREIIGKGGATIRSITEETGVTIEIDDDGNVKIAAVDDESANAAKARIAEITAEPEIGKVYDAKVVKIVDFGAFVSYMPGREGLVHVSQIADERVEDVNEYLKEGQEIKVRLTDVDKQGRVKLSMKAV from the coding sequence ATGTCTAAGTTTATTAAGTCTTTTCAGTATGGAAAGCATGAAGTTCGTTTTGAAACCGGTGAAATAGCACGTCAAGCAGATGGTGCGGTAATGGTCGCAATGGGCGATACCCAGCTATTAGTGACGGTTGTCGGTGCGAAAAGTGCCAAAGCAGGTCAGGACTTTTTTCCATTAACGGTACAGTATCAAGAAAAAGCTTATGCCGCGGGTCGTATTCCTGGGGGGTTCTTAAAGCGTGAAGGCCGACCTTCAGAAAAAGAAACATTAACGTCTCGTTTAATTGACCGTCCAATTCGACCTTTATTCCCGAAAGGGTTTATGAACGAAGTACAGATCATTGCCACAGTGGTTTCTTTAGACCCAGAAATCGGGACGGAAGTTCCTGCTATGTTAGGAACCTCTGCCGCATTGTCTATTTCAGGTATTCCATTCGATGGCCCGATCGGAGCAGCAGTTGTCGGCTATAAAGACAATGGGTACATTTTGAACCCTTCCAGTCAAGAACTTCAAGAGTCAGACTTGGAGTTGAGTGTTGCAGGAACTTCAGATGCTGTACTGATGGTTGAATCTGAGGCCTCTGAGTTGTCAGAAGAAGTTATGCTGGGCGCGGTCATGTTCGGTCACGAACAGATGCAAGTGGCCATTGATGCAATTAAGGAATTAAAAGCAGAAGTAGGCAAGCCCGCTTGGGATTGGGAGCCAGCCGAAGAAGATGTCGATTTAAAAACCAAAGTTTTTGATGCGATTCGATCAGATATTGAGGCAGCTTACAATATTGCCGATAAAATGGATCGTTATGCAGCGATTGATGCGGCCAAAACCAAAGTAATGGATTCTTTGGCAGCCACAGAAGAAAACCCGGAAGGATACGATGCCGGGGATATCGAAAAAATGGTTGGTAAACTTCAGAAAGAGATTGTGCGTGGTCGTATTATCGCTGGTGAACCACGTATTGATGGTCGTGACACTCAAACCATTCGTGGCATTGATTGTCAGGTCGGTATTTTACCGAAAGTGCATGGTTCAGCCTTATTTACTCGTGGCGAAACGCAAGCCATTGTTGTCACCACGTTAGGCACAGAAAAAGACGCTAAGATGGTCGATGATTTAACGGGATCTTATAGTGATCGTTTCATGCTGCATTATAACTTCCCTCCATACTCTGTAGGAGAGTGCGGTCGAGTTGGAACACCTGGTCGTCGTGAAATCGGTCACGGTATGTTGGCACGCCGTGGGGTAGCGGCTCTGCTACCAACGGCAGAAGAATTCCCTTATACCATTCGTGTTGTGTCTGAAATTACCGAATCTAATGGGTCTTCTTCCATGGCAACTGTGTGCGGCACATCCATGTCTTTAATGCATGCAGGGGTGCCTCTTGCCGCTCCGATTGCAGGGATTGCAATGGGCTTGGTTAAAGAAGAGTCTGGTTTTGCCGTTCTGTCAGATATTCTTGGAGATGAAGATCACCTAGGGGATATGGACTTTAAAGTAGCCGGAACCGAGCAAGGTGTGACGGCATTGCAGATGGATATTAAGATTACTGGAATTACCCAAGAAATTATGCAAATTGCTTTAAAACAAGCCAAAGAAGGTCGTTTGCATATCTTGAAGGAAATGGAAAAAGCAATTGGTTCATCAAACCAAGATGTGGCAACAACGGCGCCACGTTTCTTTACTGTGAAAGTCAAACCTGAAAAAGTACGTGAAATCATCGGTAAAGGTGGCGCAACCATTCGTTCGATTACCGAAGAAACGGGCGTGACCATTGAAATTGATGATGATGGTAATGTGAAAATCGCCGCGGTGGATGATGAATCCGCTAATGCCGCTAAGGCGCGTATTGCAGAGATTACTGCTGAGCCTGAAATTGGTAAAGTTTATGATGCTAAAGTGGTTAAGATTGTCGATTTCGGTGCTTTCGTTTCTTATATGCCTGGCCGTGAAGGGTTGGTCCATGTTTCACAAATTGCCGATGAACGTGTCGAAGATGTGAATGAGTATTTGAAAGAAGGACAGGAAATTAAAGTTCGTCTGACAGATGTGGACAAACAAGGCCGTGTCAAGTTATCTATGAAGGCGGTTTAA
- a CDS encoding HlyD family secretion protein, giving the protein MNTQHKTWLSGVIFLVVIAVAISIYLKEMPAALPDDVVKVNGRTEADHYLASTKVSGKILKVLVREGDVVKKDQVLAVLDDAQVRAKVTQAAAAYGAAQARLKAAKTGLKVLKKQVPLQIATAESSVRHSKAVLNSAIENAKQAKIDEQRYARLYEKGTIQKHQHESAALAMKVADDNVLIAKAAINKAQKALNEAKLGWQQIEAKQDDVNAIKAQNLQAQAALMEAMSVFDDMKIKAPTEGVITTKLINEGEVIASGAGLFDIVNLHQVYLKGYIAENKVGLVHLGQKATIKIDSMPEQDFPATIRYIASETEFTPKEVQTQDERVKLVYAIKLYLDDNPKKRITPGLPADAYIQVK; this is encoded by the coding sequence ATGAATACTCAACATAAAACCTGGCTGAGCGGTGTTATTTTTCTAGTTGTCATTGCGGTGGCGATATCCATTTACTTAAAGGAAATGCCCGCGGCTTTGCCTGACGATGTGGTGAAAGTCAATGGTCGAACCGAGGCGGATCACTATTTAGCCTCTACTAAAGTGTCAGGCAAAATTTTAAAGGTTTTGGTGCGAGAGGGAGATGTGGTCAAAAAAGATCAGGTGCTCGCAGTATTAGATGATGCTCAGGTTCGGGCAAAGGTCACTCAAGCAGCGGCAGCTTATGGTGCTGCGCAAGCAAGATTAAAAGCGGCGAAAACAGGGTTGAAGGTGTTAAAAAAACAAGTGCCTTTACAAATTGCAACGGCTGAATCGAGCGTGCGACATAGCAAGGCGGTTTTAAACAGCGCGATTGAAAATGCAAAACAGGCAAAAATAGATGAGCAGCGTTATGCCCGTTTATATGAAAAGGGAACAATTCAAAAGCATCAGCATGAGTCAGCTGCCTTAGCTATGAAGGTTGCAGACGATAATGTGTTGATCGCAAAAGCCGCTATCAATAAAGCACAAAAAGCATTAAATGAAGCCAAACTTGGTTGGCAACAGATAGAGGCCAAGCAAGATGATGTCAATGCGATAAAGGCACAAAATTTACAAGCGCAAGCGGCTCTGATGGAAGCGATGAGTGTGTTTGATGACATGAAAATCAAAGCCCCGACCGAAGGTGTCATCACCACCAAGCTGATTAATGAAGGCGAGGTGATTGCTTCAGGTGCCGGACTGTTTGATATTGTTAATTTACACCAGGTTTATCTGAAAGGGTATATTGCCGAGAATAAGGTTGGTTTAGTCCACTTAGGGCAAAAAGCGACGATTAAAATTGATTCCATGCCAGAGCAAGATTTTCCAGCCACCATTCGATACATTGCCTCGGAAACGGAGTTCACCCCGAAAGAAGTTCAAACCCAAGATGAGCGCGTTAAATTGGTGTATGCCATTAAGTTGTACTTAGACGATAATCCAAAGAAAAGGATTACCCCGGGGTTACCGGCAGATGCTTACATTCAGGTGAAGTAA
- a CDS encoding ATP-binding cassette domain-containing protein, translating to MHFAVQVSRVSKHYRKKVAFEDISIEIQTGEIYGLIGPDGSGKSSLMQAIAGVLTYNSGDLCVFDTLIDSEKSAEKIKHRIGFMPQGLGLNLYPDLSIEENIDFFANLRGVSSDLLQQRKEMLLSVAKLTPFKTRPMKNLSGGMKQKLGLVCTLIHQPELIILDEPTTGVDPISRRDFWEMLNRLVMDEGMTALVSTAYMDEASRFNRLSVMHQGKVLVQGRADDIIAKSPGWVVEIETSQPSVVLARLKVKFETVEQLGQMIRLVIFDQEKDVIESILKEQLGSEEHQWYFLPIGLEEFFIHHLKNHSSSAAKRLQNPSYPISQSPTDKDRVNTDEPLIQADNLIRRFGDFIAADQVTFEVRPGEIFGLLGANGAGKSTVIKMLTGILPPTDGAGFVANQNMAHSGMAIKESIGYMSQAFSLYLDLTVLENIKLFGRIYGLSGERLQERIDWVIDVGHLQSVQNEPAGSLPMGKRQRLALGCALIHQPKVLFLDEPTSGVDPIGRSEFWRILVNLASEWGVAILITTHYMLEAEHCHRLALMQAGKIVAYDTPVNLKQTLKQQKGQVLSVNVSHPYRALSCLQKAGYDNLSLFGNRLQLFSKTVSKTKNDVVNVLKNNQIEIKDTMVLQPSLEDVFVDRIETALAKHELR from the coding sequence ATGCATTTTGCGGTTCAAGTAAGTCGAGTTAGCAAGCACTATCGAAAAAAAGTCGCATTCGAAGACATTTCGATTGAGATTCAGACCGGTGAAATCTATGGCCTCATTGGCCCGGATGGCTCGGGAAAAAGCTCATTGATGCAAGCCATTGCTGGCGTATTAACATATAACTCAGGCGATTTATGTGTTTTTGACACGCTTATTGATTCCGAGAAATCGGCAGAAAAAATAAAACACCGCATCGGTTTTATGCCCCAGGGTTTAGGCTTGAATCTTTATCCAGACTTAAGTATCGAGGAGAATATCGACTTTTTCGCGAACTTAAGAGGCGTCTCAAGTGATTTGTTGCAGCAGCGTAAAGAGATGTTGTTGTCAGTTGCGAAGTTGACACCTTTTAAAACAAGACCTATGAAAAACTTGTCCGGTGGTATGAAACAGAAATTGGGGCTGGTATGCACTTTAATTCACCAACCCGAGTTAATTATTCTGGACGAACCAACTACGGGAGTTGATCCCATTTCTAGGCGAGATTTTTGGGAAATGCTGAACCGTTTGGTAATGGATGAAGGGATGACAGCCTTAGTTTCGACCGCTTACATGGATGAAGCCAGTCGATTTAATCGTTTAAGTGTGATGCATCAAGGAAAAGTACTTGTGCAAGGACGTGCTGACGACATTATTGCTAAATCGCCCGGTTGGGTAGTTGAAATTGAAACCTCTCAACCCAGCGTGGTGTTGGCTCGATTGAAAGTCAAATTTGAAACGGTCGAGCAATTAGGTCAAATGATTCGGCTGGTTATCTTTGATCAGGAAAAAGATGTCATTGAATCAATTTTAAAAGAACAGCTCGGCTCTGAAGAGCATCAATGGTATTTTTTACCGATTGGCTTGGAAGAGTTTTTTATTCATCATTTGAAAAACCATTCAAGCTCGGCCGCCAAACGACTTCAGAACCCGTCTTATCCCATTTCTCAATCACCCACAGATAAAGACCGTGTAAATACTGATGAACCGCTGATTCAAGCGGATAACCTGATCCGACGATTTGGTGATTTCATCGCGGCCGATCAAGTGACCTTTGAGGTCAGGCCTGGTGAAATTTTTGGTTTATTAGGCGCCAACGGGGCTGGAAAAAGTACGGTCATTAAAATGCTGACCGGCATTCTTCCTCCGACAGATGGGGCGGGATTTGTTGCCAATCAGAATATGGCGCATTCAGGCATGGCAATTAAAGAAAGCATTGGCTATATGTCACAAGCCTTTTCGTTGTACCTGGATCTAACGGTGTTGGAAAATATTAAATTGTTCGGTCGAATTTATGGTTTAAGCGGAGAAAGATTACAAGAGCGGATTGACTGGGTAATAGATGTCGGGCATTTACAGTCAGTTCAAAACGAACCCGCTGGTAGCTTACCGATGGGTAAAAGACAACGACTGGCATTGGGCTGTGCATTAATCCATCAGCCTAAAGTGCTTTTTTTAGATGAACCGACCTCCGGTGTGGATCCGATTGGTCGCTCTGAGTTTTGGCGTATTTTAGTGAATCTGGCGTCGGAATGGGGAGTGGCTATTTTAATTACAACGCACTACATGCTAGAAGCGGAACATTGCCACCGCTTAGCTTTAATGCAAGCCGGAAAGATCGTCGCCTATGACACGCCAGTTAACTTGAAGCAGACACTCAAGCAACAAAAAGGACAGGTTCTGAGCGTGAACGTTTCGCACCCTTATCGTGCGCTGTCTTGTTTGCAAAAGGCAGGTTATGACAATCTTTCTTTGTTTGGGAATCGACTTCAACTCTTTTCTAAAACAGTTTCCAAAACAAAAAACGATGTAGTTAATGTATTAAAAAACAACCAGATAGAAATAAAAGATACCATGGTGCTTCAACCATCTTTAGAAGATGTTTTTGTTGATAGAATTGAAACCGCTCTTGCTAAGCATGAGCTCCGTTAG
- a CDS encoding insulinase family protein, translating into MSKHHPAFEFINEHFIESLNMTVQHFKHKVTGAEHYHLAADDPQNVFMVALRTVPMDSTGVAHILEHTVLCGSEKYPVRDPFFMMIRRSLNTFMNAFTSSDWTAYPFATENRKDFQNLLEVYMDAVFFPNIDPLDFAQEGHRLEFEEMENAKSNLTYKGVVFNEMKGAMSSPVSTLWQQFSSELYPTSTYHYNSGGDPKDIPDLTYDQLVEFHRFHYHPSNAVFLTYGDIPAETHQAEFETLALHRFNENVPKVMVTNEKRYSAPKSVTGTYALNEESLTQKTHVVLGWLLGENKNPMDVLKGHLLSAVLLDNSASPLRQALEESDLAAAPSPLCGLEDSNKEMAFIAGVQGTEAEHAQALETLIIETLENIVKDGVDTAQVEAMLHQLEFSQREIGGDSYPYGLQLIMQALAGAMHEGDPIALLDTNAALEQLRKEVENPRFIPDLIQDWILDNPHRVRYTLMPDESLSAQQEAAEKAKLADIQAQLSDDEKQAIIAQSLALKARQEQEDDASILPEVTKDDVPADIKNIRPTKKTDTPTTTAYQTGTNGLTYQQLIVDLPDLSEQEKKVLPLFNACLAELGSAERDYLQTQSLQAAVTGGLSARSTVRADLNNIDQFHSHFILSGKALNTNQSDLANLMLETLGQARFDEHARIRDLVGQIRASVDQGVTGNGHGLAMSAANQNASPVANWNFNRSGFAGIQTIKSLYGELSDDSQLESLSNQFQSIQRKLMDSVKQSLVISDEEGLDGAIESLSSWQPMMTNTPNADRLKLAASHDRIHQAWVTSTQVNFCAKSYPAVPSGHEDAPKLSVLGACLRNGFLHSQIREKGGAYGGGATFNAEAGAFVFFSYRDPRLLETLSDFDRSLDWIMSSEATQAKVDEAILNVISAMDKPGSPAGEARKAFYQDLYGRSHEVRMKHRQGVLETSLDDLRRVASQYLRPEKSSSAVLTHTGTIDSLKEEGFEIITL; encoded by the coding sequence ATGTCAAAACATCACCCAGCGTTTGAGTTTATTAATGAACACTTTATAGAATCATTGAATATGACCGTTCAACATTTTAAGCATAAGGTCACAGGAGCGGAGCATTACCATCTTGCAGCAGATGATCCTCAAAATGTGTTTATGGTTGCCTTAAGAACGGTTCCAATGGATTCAACTGGGGTGGCGCATATTTTAGAACATACGGTCTTATGCGGCAGTGAAAAGTATCCCGTTCGTGATCCTTTCTTTATGATGATTCGCCGATCTCTGAACACGTTTATGAATGCCTTTACTTCGAGTGACTGGACGGCTTATCCGTTTGCGACGGAGAATCGAAAAGACTTTCAGAACTTATTGGAAGTTTATATGGATGCTGTGTTTTTTCCAAATATTGACCCGCTAGATTTTGCTCAGGAAGGGCACCGTTTAGAGTTTGAAGAAATGGAGAATGCCAAGTCTAACCTTACGTATAAAGGGGTGGTTTTTAATGAGATGAAAGGGGCGATGAGCTCACCTGTTTCAACATTATGGCAGCAGTTTTCGAGCGAATTGTATCCTACCTCTACTTACCACTATAACAGTGGCGGTGACCCTAAAGATATTCCAGACTTAACCTATGACCAGTTAGTCGAATTTCATCGTTTCCATTATCACCCTTCAAATGCGGTTTTCTTAACGTATGGGGATATTCCTGCTGAAACACATCAGGCAGAATTTGAAACCCTAGCCTTGCATCGTTTTAATGAAAACGTCCCTAAGGTCATGGTAACGAATGAAAAGCGTTATTCGGCACCTAAATCCGTTACCGGCACTTATGCTTTAAATGAAGAATCTTTAACCCAGAAAACGCATGTGGTGTTAGGTTGGTTGTTAGGTGAAAATAAAAACCCGATGGATGTTTTAAAAGGACATTTGTTGTCAGCGGTTTTATTGGATAACAGTGCCTCGCCATTAAGGCAGGCTTTGGAAGAGTCTGATTTGGCGGCTGCGCCATCACCTTTGTGTGGTTTGGAAGACTCAAATAAAGAAATGGCTTTCATTGCAGGGGTTCAGGGAACTGAAGCTGAACATGCACAAGCACTTGAAACCTTGATTATTGAAACGTTGGAAAACATTGTTAAAGACGGCGTTGATACCGCACAAGTGGAAGCCATGCTGCATCAACTTGAGTTTTCACAGCGTGAAATTGGAGGTGACAGTTATCCCTATGGATTACAGTTGATTATGCAAGCTTTGGCCGGGGCCATGCATGAAGGGGATCCCATTGCGTTATTGGATACCAACGCTGCCTTAGAGCAACTTAGAAAAGAGGTTGAGAACCCAAGGTTTATTCCCGACTTGATTCAAGATTGGATTCTGGACAACCCTCATCGTGTCCGATATACATTGATGCCAGACGAGTCTTTATCGGCACAGCAAGAAGCGGCTGAAAAAGCCAAGCTGGCTGATATTCAAGCACAGTTATCAGATGACGAAAAACAGGCAATCATTGCACAATCGTTAGCGTTAAAAGCACGCCAAGAACAAGAGGATGATGCTTCAATCTTGCCAGAAGTCACTAAAGACGATGTGCCGGCTGACATTAAGAATATCCGCCCGACCAAAAAAACAGACACGCCAACCACGACCGCGTATCAAACGGGAACGAACGGGTTGACTTATCAACAGCTTATCGTGGACTTGCCGGACTTGTCGGAACAGGAAAAAAAGGTGTTGCCTTTGTTTAATGCTTGTTTAGCGGAATTAGGGTCCGCAGAACGTGATTATTTACAAACGCAATCCTTGCAAGCTGCAGTGACGGGTGGGCTTTCCGCTCGTTCTACGGTGCGTGCAGATTTAAATAATATTGACCAGTTCCACAGCCATTTCATTTTGTCAGGCAAGGCATTGAATACCAATCAATCTGATTTGGCTAATTTAATGTTAGAGACGTTAGGGCAGGCACGATTTGATGAACACGCTCGTATTCGTGATCTTGTCGGGCAGATCCGTGCCTCCGTTGATCAAGGGGTGACAGGGAATGGTCACGGGTTGGCGATGTCAGCTGCCAATCAGAATGCTTCTCCTGTGGCGAACTGGAACTTTAATCGTTCTGGTTTTGCAGGTATTCAAACCATCAAATCCCTTTATGGTGAATTGTCGGATGACAGTCAGTTAGAAAGCTTATCTAATCAATTTCAATCCATCCAACGTAAATTAATGGATTCGGTTAAACAATCTCTGGTGATTTCGGATGAAGAAGGTCTGGATGGCGCTATTGAAAGCCTTTCCAGCTGGCAACCTATGATGACCAATACCCCAAATGCAGACCGGTTAAAGTTGGCAGCTTCTCATGACAGAATTCACCAGGCCTGGGTCACCAGCACTCAAGTGAATTTTTGCGCTAAGTCCTATCCAGCGGTGCCTTCCGGACATGAAGATGCCCCTAAGCTGTCGGTGTTGGGTGCGTGTCTGCGTAATGGGTTCTTACACTCTCAAATCCGTGAAAAAGGCGGTGCATATGGTGGAGGTGCCACATTTAACGCTGAAGCCGGCGCTTTTGTCTTCTTTTCTTACCGTGATCCAAGATTACTGGAAACCTTGTCTGATTTTGATCGTTCCTTGGATTGGATCATGAGTAGTGAAGCCACACAAGCTAAAGTGGATGAAGCCATTCTTAACGTGATCAGTGCGATGGATAAGCCCGGATCGCCTGCAGGTGAGGCCAGAAAAGCTTTTTATCAGGATCTTTATGGCCGAAGCCATGAGGTACGTATGAAGCATCGACAAGGTGTTTTAGAGACCAGTCTCGATGACTTGCGTCGTGTGGCCAGCCAATATTTACGACCTGAGAAATCCTCTTCTGCTGTGCTGACCCATACTGGGACCATAGACAGTTTGAAAGAGGAAGGATTTGAAATCATTACATTATGA
- a CDS encoding ABC transporter permease: MNIYTILTLSKKEWLEIWRDKVYFTMAFIFPFVMMTVLGFGMSFDVEKMPFVIVDYDQSDLSREYSHKFISSRYFDYKGHLKKASEADELIAKAEVRFLLVIPPEFSKKLKQGKPADVQAQIDGQFTYRASMVKGYVSAITAHFNSKLMQDWFAKKQGLSKQELDAKISPVTLQTHYLYNNELKSIWSTGTGMIMLVMLVAPAMLAALGVVREKESGSIFNIYASTATPAEFITGKILPYILISYINISILSLAAVWLFEAPFKGELSLLLVSNLLYVASAAGIGLVISTFVKSQAAAALIAMIGTMIPAMMYSGLMMPVASMAAEAKIEAHAFPAMYQLEILWGTYLKGQGWQELWPNVFVIAGFFLLYWTVAVLRFHKRVKS; the protein is encoded by the coding sequence ATGAATATTTATACAATCCTAACCTTGTCGAAAAAAGAATGGCTTGAGATTTGGCGCGATAAAGTATATTTCACGATGGCTTTTATTTTCCCGTTTGTGATGATGACGGTGCTTGGGTTCGGCATGAGTTTTGATGTCGAGAAAATGCCTTTTGTGATTGTTGATTATGATCAATCTGATTTGAGCCGGGAGTACTCGCATAAATTTATCAGCTCTCGGTATTTTGATTATAAAGGGCATTTAAAAAAAGCGTCAGAGGCCGATGAATTAATTGCCAAAGCAGAGGTTAGATTCTTATTGGTGATTCCACCGGAATTTTCGAAAAAACTGAAACAAGGTAAACCGGCAGACGTACAAGCCCAAATAGATGGACAGTTCACGTATCGGGCTTCCATGGTAAAAGGGTATGTCAGTGCGATCACGGCGCATTTTAATTCCAAGTTGATGCAAGATTGGTTCGCTAAAAAGCAGGGTCTTTCTAAACAAGAATTGGATGCCAAAATAAGTCCCGTCACCTTACAGACACATTACTTATATAACAATGAATTGAAGAGCATCTGGTCTACGGGTACGGGAATGATTATGCTGGTTATGCTGGTAGCGCCGGCCATGCTGGCAGCACTTGGCGTGGTTCGAGAAAAGGAAAGCGGCTCTATTTTCAATATCTACGCTTCCACGGCCACTCCGGCAGAGTTCATTACAGGTAAAATTCTGCCTTATATTTTGATTTCTTATATTAATATTTCCATTCTCAGTTTAGCCGCAGTGTGGCTGTTCGAAGCACCTTTTAAAGGAGAGTTGTCGTTGTTATTGGTGAGCAATCTACTGTACGTTGCCAGTGCAGCGGGAATCGGTTTGGTGATTTCGACCTTTGTAAAATCGCAAGCCGCCGCGGCACTGATTGCTATGATCGGAACAATGATTCCGGCCATGATGTATTCCGGCTTGATGATGCCGGTTGCATCCATGGCAGCTGAAGCCAAAATTGAAGCGCATGCTTTTCCCGCAATGTATCAATTGGAAATACTTTGGGGCACCTATTTAAAAGGACAAGGCTGGCAAGAGCTTTGGCCTAATGTTTTTGTGATTGCCGGATTTTTTCTACTTTATTGGACGGTTGCGGTGCTTCGATTCCATAAGAGGGTGAAATCATGA